A genomic window from Glycine max cultivar Williams 82 chromosome 17, Glycine_max_v4.0, whole genome shotgun sequence includes:
- the LOC100779315 gene encoding LRR receptor-like serine/threonine-protein kinase GSO1, giving the protein MKLIPVRHSAMGSIWMCHLFLLLSILCTTFIATMANNATDSYLLLKVKSELVDPLGAFSNWFPTTQFCNWNGITCAVDQEHVIGLNLSGSGISGSISVELGNFTSLQTLDLSSNSLSGSIPSELGQLQNLRILQLYSNDLSGNIPSEIGNLRKLQVLRIGDNMLTGEIPPSVANMSELKVLALGYCHLNGSIPFGIGKLKHLISLDVQMNSINGHIPEEIEGCEELQNFAASNNMLEGDLPSSMGSLKSLKILNLANNSLSGSIPTALSHLSNLTYLNLLGNKLHGEIPSELNSLIQMQKLDLSKNNLSGSIPLLNVKLQSLETLVLSDNALTGSIPSNFCLRGSKLQQLFLARNMLSGKFPLELLNCSSIQQLDLSDNSFEGKLPSILDKLQNLTDLVLNNNSFVGSLPPEIGNISSLENLFLFGNFFKGKIPLEIGRLQRLSSIYLYDNQMSGLIPRELTNCTSLKEIDFFGNHFTGPIPETIGKLKDLVVLHLRQNDLSGPIPPSMGYCKSLQILALADNMLSGSIPPTFSYLSELTKITLYNNSFEGPIPHSLSSLKSLKIINFSHNKFSGSFFPLTCSNSLTLLDLTNNSFSGPIPSTLANSRNLGRLRLGQNYLTGTIPSEFGQLTELNFLDLSFNNLTGEVPPQLSNSKKMEHILMNNNRLSGEISDWLGSLQELGELDLSYNNFSGKVPSELGNCSKLLKLSLHHNNLSGEIPQEIGNLTSLNVLNLQRNGFSGLIPPTIQQCTKLYELRLSENLLTGVIPVELGGLAELQVILDLSKNLFTGEIPPSLGNLMKLERLNLSFNQLEGKVPSSLGKLTSLHVLNLSNNHLEGKIPSTFSGFPLSTFLNNSGLCGPPLRSCSESMVQGKIQLSNTQVAIIIVAIVFTSTVICLVMLYIMLRIWCNWRKVTISSAEGGGTVGHKTRNGEYWNMNSFGFIPSPDKQNSATTTSFYNLKMETMENTNM; this is encoded by the coding sequence ATGAAACTCATACCTGTCAGACATTCTGCAATGGGTTCCATTTGGATGTGCCATTTGTTTCTGTTATTGTCCATACTTTGTACTACTTTTATTGCAACTATGGCCAATAATGCAACAGATTCCTACTTGCTTCTCAAAGTTAAATCAGAATTGGTAGATCCATTAGGGGCCTTTAGCAACTGGTTTCCAACAACTCAATTCTGCAACTGGAATGGAATAACATGTGCAGTTGATCAGGAACATGTTATAGGCCTCAATCTGTCTGGTTCAGGAATATCAGGTTCTATTTCAGTTGAGTTGGGTAACTTCACTTCTCTTCAAACACTTGATTTGTCTTCAAATTCTCTTTCTGGCTCCATCCCTTCAGAACTGGGTCAGCTTCAAAATCTAAGAATATTGCAACTATACTCAAATGATCTCTCTGGGAACATTCCTTCAGAGATAGGTAACTTGAGGAAGTTGCAAGTTCTTAGAATAGGAGACAACATGCTGACAGGTGAAATTCCACCTAGTGTTGCCAATATGAGTGAATTGAAAGTGTTGGCTCTAGGCTACTGCCACTTAAATGGAAGCATACCCTTTGGAATTGGTAAATTGAAGCATCTAATATCTCTTGATGTACAAATGAACAGCATTAATGGCCACATACCTGAAGAGATTGAAGGCTGTGAAGAGCTCCAAAACTTTGCAGCATCAAACAACATGCTTGAAGGAGACTTACCTTCCTCTATGGGGTCTCTTAAATCTTTGAAAATTCTGAATCTGGCCAATAACAGTTTATCTGGATCAATTCCTACAGCTTTGAGTCATCTTTCTAACTTGACATACCTGAATTTGCTAGGAAACAAACTACATGGAGAAATTCCTTCTGAGCTTAATAGTCTGATTCAGATGCAGAAGCTAGACTTATCCAAAAACAACCTCTCTGGATCAATACCTCTTCTTAATGTAAAATTGCAAAGTCTTGAAACTCTTGTTTTGTCTGATAATGCTCTGACAGGTAGCATTCCAAGTAACTTCTGCCTCAGAGGTTCAAAGCTTCAGCAACTTTTCTTGGCTAGAAACATGCTCTCTGGCAAGTTTCCCTTGGAGCTACTCAACTGCTCCTCAATCCAACAGTTGGACCTTTCTGATAACAGCTTTGAAGGAAAACTTCCTTCCATCTTGGACAAACTGCAGAACCTTACAGATCTTGTGCTCAACAACAACAGCTTTGTTGGATCTCTACCTCCTGAAATTGGCAACATTAGTAGCTTGGAAAATCTTTTCCTATTTGGTAACTTCTTCAAAGGTAAAATTCCATTGGAGATTGGAAGGCTGCAGAGGTTGAGCTCCATTTACCTCTATGACAACCAGATGTCTGGACTTATACCAAGGGAGTTAACAAACTGCACAAGCTTAAAGGAAATTGACTTCTTTGGAAATCACTTCACAGGGCCAATTCCAGAAACTATAGGTAAGCTCAAGGACTTAGTTGTTCTTCATCTTAGGCAGAATGACTTGTCTGGTCCAATCCCACCAAGCATGGGATACTGTAAAAGCCTTCAGATATTGGCCTTAGCAGATAACATGTTGTCTGGTTCCATTCCACCCACTTTCAGTTACCTCTCAGAACTCACTAAAATTACCCTTTACAATAACTCCTTTGAAGGACCTATCCCTCATTCACTCTCCTCTCTTAAAAGCCTCAAAATCATAAACTTCTCACACAACAAGTTCAGTGGAAGTTTCTTTCCTCTCACTTGTTCAAATTCCCTGACCCTTCTGGACCTAACTAACAACAGCTTCTCAGGTCCCATCCCTTCCACTCTAGCCAATTCTAGAAACCTCGGCCGTCTCAGACTTGGACAGAATTATCTCACAGGAACCATTCCTTCTGAATTTGGCCAGCTTACTGAGCTCAACTTTCTTGATCTATCATTCAACAATTTAACAGGAGAAGTTCCACCTCAACTCTCAAACTCCAAGAAAATGGAACACATCTTGATGAATAACAACAGGTTGAGTGGTGAAATATCTGATTGGTTGGGAAGCTTACAAGAACTCGGTGAACTAGATCTCTCATACAATAACTTCAGTGGTAAGGTACCTTCTGAGCTTGGTAACTGCTCAAAACTACTCAAGCTTTCTCTCCATCACAACAATCTCTCTGGTGAAATCCCCCAAGAGATTGGAAACCTCACTTCCCTCAATGTCCTCAATTTGCAAAGGAACGGCTTCTCCGGCCTAATTCCTCCGACAATTCAGCAATGCACAAAGCTGTATGAGCTCCGGCTCTCAGAAAACTTGTTAACAGGTGTTATACCAGTTGAGCTAGGAGGGCTAGCTGAGTTGCAAGTTATATTGGACTTGAGTAAAAATCTCTTCACTGGTGAGATTCCACCTTCTCTAGGAAACCTTATGAAGCTAGAGAGACTGAACCTTTCTTTCAACCAACTTGAGGGAAAAGTTCCTTCTTCACTTGGCAAACTCACAAGCCTGCACGTGTTGAATTTATCAAACAACCACCTTGAAGGCAAGATTCCTTCAACATTTTCAGGATTCCCACTAAGCACATTCCTGAACAATAGCGGCTTGTGTGGTCCACCTTTGAGATCATGCTCCGAATCCATGGTGCAGGGAAAAATTCAGCTATCAAACACACAAGTGGCAATAATCATTGTGGCCATTGTCTTTACTTCCACAGTGATATGCTTAGTGATGCTGTATATAATGCTCAGGATCTGGTGCAACTGGAGAAAAGTGACAATTTCAAGTGCAGAGGGTGGTGGCACTGTTGGTCACAAGACAAGAAATGGAGAGTATTGGAATATGAATTCCTTTGGGTTCATCCCTTCACCAGATAAGCAGAATTCAGCAACAACAACTTCATTCTACAATCTCAAAATGGAAACAATGGAAAATACAAATATGTAa